One window of Leptotrichia sp. oral taxon 498 genomic DNA carries:
- a CDS encoding DUF4153 domain-containing protein encodes MKLKEKFKNLFPDMKKGIERFPVTVIFGLILFIVTIFSIEGSYYKLETWIEYLIIAIPFSATVELIREKYFENKNRKFFRAINFFGTILFIFVSKMFFKNYFAGEIINITTTILIFYVLFYLIPIVYRNENREKYLQSVVGNQIITIGFALVLFLGFSAIIGTVDVLLVNLSHTLYIHALVFSSAVFGVIFFVSRLKEKDESLENYALPKIVEILICYILIPLILFYTAILYLYFAKIIFTLKMPKGVVSHLVLWYTAFSLFIIIMVTPITFKNKFAKFYKKFFPMISVPLILLALFSINERIFQYGITENRYLVVILVIWLLFNMILYIVKNDVKWVLISYIFAILIAVFSPFNLVTVSINSQNKRLERLLIKNGIIQNGKITNKNDKVSIKSKNEIMSVIDYFYNNTSELKWKKIKILGKTYEKPEDFMKVIGANDFWRSYESIDNQEKGVISEISLKMNDGIKMTEAKGYDYLIYDFSVSYLLDANETKEFDNENYKVVLKNKNLMIKNIQKNIEVLNIDLNKIATEVYLKIKEKAKKQNQSYVELPENDLTYLSETKNSKYKIVFSDIHFSEEDKIDGLNINIYFSEK; translated from the coding sequence ATGAAACTTAAAGAAAAATTTAAAAACTTGTTTCCTGATATGAAAAAGGGAATAGAAAGATTTCCAGTAACTGTGATATTTGGTTTAATACTTTTTATTGTAACAATATTTTCAATTGAAGGCAGCTATTATAAGCTAGAAACTTGGATAGAATATTTAATCATAGCGATACCTTTTTCTGCAACAGTTGAGCTTATAAGAGAAAAATATTTTGAAAATAAAAATCGTAAATTCTTTAGAGCTATCAATTTTTTTGGAACAATTTTGTTTATTTTTGTTTCAAAAATGTTTTTTAAAAATTATTTTGCGGGAGAAATAATTAATATTACCACTACAATATTGATTTTTTATGTGCTTTTTTATTTGATTCCGATTGTTTACAGAAATGAAAACAGAGAAAAATATTTGCAGTCAGTTGTTGGAAATCAAATAATTACAATAGGTTTTGCTTTAGTTTTATTTTTAGGATTTTCTGCCATAATAGGCACAGTCGATGTCCTTCTTGTAAATCTTTCACACACACTATATATTCATGCTCTCGTGTTTTCATCGGCAGTTTTCGGGGTAATATTTTTTGTATCAAGATTAAAAGAAAAAGATGAAAGTCTTGAAAATTATGCATTGCCAAAAATTGTGGAAATTTTAATCTGCTATATTTTAATACCATTAATCTTATTTTATACAGCAATTTTATATTTATACTTTGCAAAAATTATATTTACACTAAAAATGCCAAAAGGAGTTGTGTCGCACTTAGTTTTATGGTATACAGCTTTTAGTCTGTTTATAATAATTATGGTAACTCCAATAACTTTTAAAAATAAATTTGCAAAATTTTATAAAAAATTTTTTCCAATGATTTCAGTACCGCTTATTCTACTGGCACTTTTTTCAATAAACGAAAGAATTTTTCAATATGGAATAACAGAAAATCGATATTTAGTGGTAATTCTTGTAATTTGGCTGTTATTTAATATGATTTTGTACATTGTAAAAAATGATGTAAAATGGGTACTTATTTCATATATTTTTGCAATTTTAATCGCAGTATTTAGTCCATTTAACTTGGTAACTGTTTCTATAAACAGTCAAAATAAACGGCTTGAAAGACTTCTTATAAAAAATGGAATTATTCAAAATGGAAAAATTACAAATAAAAATGATAAGGTTTCCATAAAAAGTAAAAATGAGATTATGTCAGTAATAGATTATTTTTACAACAATACTTCAGAATTAAAATGGAAAAAAATAAAAATTTTAGGAAAAACATACGAAAAGCCAGAAGATTTTATGAAAGTAATCGGCGCTAACGACTTCTGGAGAAGCTATGAAAGTATTGACAATCAAGAAAAAGGCGTTATTTCTGAAATTAGTTTAAAAATGAATGATGGTATTAAAATGACTGAAGCAAAGGGATATGATTACTTAATATATGATTTTAGCGTTTCGTATCTATTGGATGCAAATGAAACAAAAGAATTTGACAACGAAAACTATAAAGTAGTATTAAAAAATAAAAATTTAATGATTAAAAATATTCAAAAAAATATTGAAGTATTAAATATTGATTTAAACAAAATTGCAACTGAAGTCTATTTAAAAATAAAAGAAAAAGCTAAAAAACAAAATCAAAGTTACGTCGAACTTCCTGAAAATGATTTAACTTATTTATCTGAAACAAAAAATTCTAAATATAAAATTGTATTTAGCGACATTCATTTTAGTGAAGAGGATAAAATTGATGGTTTGAATATAAATATTTATTTTAGTGAAAAATAA
- a CDS encoding retron system putative HNH endonuclease, producing the protein MLKVNKISEPEFFKEFKRKSKLKNWKDFDYEIKTKLKKYMLENEQKFDGIYFCPYCEREINVEKSQIEHVKPKDKFPKLFHEYKNFLTGCLENQTCGSIKKNKWDDNFINPIEIDPEKYFEYSISTGEIIPKYETGIKYKMAVKTIDILNLNHKKLCEIRKTMILEILNVNIENIKYINKFPTLKKFLIKNIKFLSKNK; encoded by the coding sequence ATGCTGAAAGTAAACAAAATTAGTGAGCCTGAGTTTTTTAAAGAATTTAAGAGGAAAAGTAAATTAAAAAATTGGAAGGATTTTGATTATGAAATAAAGACTAAATTAAAGAAATATATGCTTGAAAATGAACAGAAATTCGATGGAATCTATTTTTGTCCTTATTGTGAGAGGGAGATTAATGTTGAAAAAAGTCAGATTGAACATGTGAAACCAAAAGATAAATTTCCTAAATTGTTTCATGAATATAAAAATTTTTTGACAGGCTGTTTGGAAAATCAAACTTGTGGCTCAATTAAGAAAAATAAGTGGGACGATAATTTTATAAATCCAATTGAAATTGATCCGGAAAAATATTTCGAGTACAGTATTAGTACAGGTGAGATAATTCCTAAATATGAAACTGGAATAAAGTACAAAATGGCAGTAAAAACGATAGATATATTAAACTTAAATCATAAAAAATTATGTGAAATAAGAAAAACCATGATTTTGGAAATTTTAAATGTGAATATAGAAAATATAAAATACATCAATAAATTTCCAACACTAAAAAAATTTTTAATCAAAAACATAAAATTTTTATCTAAAAATAAATAA
- a CDS encoding AAA family ATPase, producing the protein MKIKNLHIKEYNGLENLDINFESERKVLDLVVLVGINGSGKTRVLESVLDFFYKIEMFYKSQNKIELFYEEIENESIKTAGNIDVFYNELKNGAKGAFLSPKYLEIKKILKKFPKIIYVPTEINFQKVQKAQTNLKKEYSFINIVDSYEIKDIPSYIATRISKVANEEENLTMGQVRKKVFAEINGIFEILELDVKLSEISKDENSMPIFTDSSGKKFGINELSSGEKQLFLRTLAIKMLEPENSIIMIDEPELSLHPKWQQKIVDVYRKIGRNNQIILATHSPHILGSVEKENIILLEKNENGIVKVKTGDEFGNSYGQTTGRILEDIMGLETDRNPSVNNLLNLVKEMVKNGNYENSEFKEKYTKIKDILGEDDRDLFLVDMDLQIKKGRKNAESKQN; encoded by the coding sequence ATGAAAATAAAAAATCTTCACATAAAAGAATACAACGGACTTGAAAATTTAGATATAAATTTTGAGTCAGAAAGAAAAGTTTTGGATTTGGTAGTTCTGGTTGGAATTAATGGGAGTGGAAAAACTAGAGTTTTGGAAAGTGTATTAGATTTTTTTTATAAAATAGAAATGTTTTACAAAAGTCAAAATAAAATTGAATTATTTTATGAAGAAATAGAAAATGAAAGTATAAAAACAGCAGGAAATATTGATGTTTTTTATAATGAACTAAAAAATGGAGCAAAAGGAGCATTTCTTAGTCCAAAATATTTAGAAATTAAAAAAATATTGAAAAAATTTCCTAAAATAATTTATGTTCCAACTGAAATTAATTTTCAAAAAGTTCAAAAAGCTCAAACAAATTTGAAAAAAGAGTACAGTTTTATTAATATCGTAGATTCATACGAAATTAAGGATATTCCATCCTATATTGCGACACGGATTTCAAAAGTTGCGAATGAAGAAGAAAATTTGACGATGGGACAGGTTAGAAAAAAAGTTTTTGCGGAAATTAATGGGATTTTTGAAATTTTGGAGTTGGATGTGAAACTTTCAGAAATATCGAAAGATGAGAACAGTATGCCGATTTTTACTGATTCTAGTGGGAAAAAATTTGGAATAAATGAACTTTCTTCTGGGGAAAAGCAGTTATTTTTACGGACTTTGGCGATAAAAATGCTGGAGCCTGAAAATTCCATAATTATGATTGATGAGCCTGAATTGTCGTTACATCCGAAATGGCAGCAAAAAATTGTTGATGTTTATAGAAAAATTGGTAGAAATAATCAGATTATTTTGGCAACTCATTCGCCACATATTTTAGGAAGTGTGGAAAAAGAGAATATAATTTTATTGGAAAAAAATGAAAATGGAATTGTAAAAGTTAAAACGGGAGATGAGTTTGGAAATTCATATGGACAGACTACAGGAAGAATACTTGAAGATATAATGGGGTTAGAAACAGATAGAAATCCTAGCGTGAATAATTTGCTTAATTTGGTAAAAGAAATGGTTAAAAATGGTAATTATGAAAATTCTGAATTTAAGGAAAAATATACTAAAATAAAGGATATTTTAGGAGAAGATGATAGAGATTTATTTTTGGTGGATATGGATTTACAAATAAAAAAGGGGAGAAAAAATGCTGAAAGTAAACAAAATTAG
- the pepF gene encoding oligoendopeptidase F translates to MERKDIPKEYKWNLGDIYENYEKWNEDLEKMEKIQKELVGYKGKFDNEDKLLEFLKKQEESEKIGYKLYRYPQLARDLDSSDKEATENMQKIQFLFAKMGTELSWANPELIENRENIEKWIQKKEFSDYKFGLENLFRLQSHVLDEDKSKLLSYYNSYFSAPRSIYSEITVTDVEWPLIKLNNGEEIQATAANYSKVVSTNRNQEDRKLIFENYYGIFEKRKNTIAAIYNSILQKNVASSKAYNYKSFLASALEDNNIPEDIYLNLINTAKENTAPLKRYIKLRKEILGLSEYHNYDGSINLVKFDKEYEYDDAKKIVLNSIVPLGKDYTKKMEKAISQGWLDVFETQGKRSGAYSAGVYGVHPYMLLNYNKTLDSVFTLAHELGHTLHTLYSQENQPFSTSDYTIFVAEVASTFNERLLLDYMLEKTQDPTEKIALLEQEIRNITGTFYFQALLADYEYQAHKLAETGQPITADVLSKITEDLFKAYYGDEIERDELLSIFWARVPHFFNSSFYVYQYATCFASSAILYDKMIKNEDENTRIEALKKYIELLSSGGNDFPMNQLKKAGVDLSKKSTIEAVSKQLDSLLDKLEAEIKKLRN, encoded by the coding sequence ATGGAAAGAAAAGACATACCAAAGGAATATAAATGGAATTTAGGCGACATTTATGAAAATTATGAAAAATGGAATGAAGATCTTGAAAAAATGGAAAAAATTCAAAAAGAACTTGTTGGATATAAAGGAAAATTTGACAATGAAGATAAACTTCTGGAATTTTTGAAAAAGCAGGAAGAGTCAGAAAAAATCGGTTACAAGCTTTATAGATACCCACAACTTGCAAGAGACCTTGACTCATCAGATAAAGAAGCAACTGAAAATATGCAAAAAATTCAGTTTTTGTTTGCAAAAATGGGAACGGAGCTCTCTTGGGCAAATCCAGAACTTATTGAAAATAGAGAAAATATTGAAAAATGGATTCAAAAAAAAGAATTTTCAGATTACAAATTTGGACTTGAAAACTTGTTTAGACTGCAAAGTCATGTTTTGGACGAAGATAAGAGTAAGCTGCTTTCTTATTACAATTCATATTTTTCAGCGCCTAGAAGTATTTATTCTGAAATAACAGTAACTGATGTAGAATGGCCTTTAATTAAACTAAATAATGGTGAAGAAATTCAGGCGACAGCTGCTAATTATAGTAAAGTTGTGTCTACAAATAGAAATCAGGAAGATAGAAAATTGATATTTGAAAATTACTACGGCATTTTTGAAAAAAGAAAAAATACGATTGCGGCAATTTATAATTCAATTTTGCAAAAAAATGTAGCAAGTTCAAAAGCCTACAATTATAAATCATTTTTAGCTAGTGCCTTAGAAGATAACAACATTCCCGAAGATATTTATTTGAATTTGATAAATACTGCAAAAGAAAATACTGCACCGCTAAAACGATATATAAAATTGAGAAAAGAAATTTTGGGCCTTTCTGAATATCATAACTATGACGGTTCGATAAATCTTGTTAAATTTGATAAAGAATATGAATATGACGATGCTAAAAAAATTGTTTTAAATTCAATTGTGCCGCTTGGAAAAGATTATACAAAAAAAATGGAAAAAGCAATTTCACAAGGCTGGCTTGACGTATTTGAAACTCAAGGAAAACGCTCGGGAGCTTATTCTGCTGGAGTTTACGGAGTTCATCCATATATGTTATTAAATTACAACAAGACTCTTGACAGTGTATTTACATTGGCACATGAATTAGGACATACTTTACACACATTGTATTCTCAAGAAAATCAACCTTTTTCAACATCAGATTACACAATTTTTGTAGCGGAAGTGGCATCAACCTTTAACGAAAGACTCCTACTTGACTATATGCTTGAAAAAACGCAAGATCCAACTGAAAAAATAGCGCTTTTGGAACAGGAGATAAGGAATATTACAGGAACATTCTATTTTCAGGCGTTACTTGCTGACTACGAATATCAGGCACACAAATTGGCGGAAACTGGCCAGCCAATTACAGCTGATGTTTTGAGCAAGATAACAGAAGATTTATTTAAGGCTTATTACGGCGACGAAATTGAAAGAGACGAACTATTAAGTATTTTCTGGGCAAGAGTGCCACATTTCTTTAATTCATCGTTTTATGTGTATCAATATGCAACTTGTTTTGCTTCATCGGCAATACTTTACGATAAAATGATAAAAAATGAAGATGAAAACACTAGAATTGAAGCACTAAAAAAATATATCGAGCTATTAAGTTCAGGTGGAAATGATTTTCCAATGAACCAATTAAAAAAAGCAGGAGTAGACTTGAGTAAAAAATCTACAATTGAAGCAGTTTCCAAACAACTTGACAGTCTCCTAGATAAATTGGAAGCTGAAATAAAAAAATTGAGAAATTAA